A window of Streptomyces marispadix contains these coding sequences:
- a CDS encoding DUF4142 domain-containing protein, with product MTSGRAIGTVLVVLGLVATLAALVLPMQGFDGNRNIALARAGWQDDGKGTWKTEYGPLTPMDRDFIRKVRNAGLWELPAGQSARERGTRKSVRIAGDHLVDGHTELDRRAIEAGRTLKVSLPNQPAGKNQDYLDEIDRAEGDEFDRVLVERLRQAHGVVFGLVGLVRDQTRNSMVRSLATRANAIVLDHITVLEDTGLVDFEALNDVK from the coding sequence ATGACGTCCGGGCGAGCGATCGGCACAGTGCTGGTCGTTCTGGGGCTCGTTGCAACCCTCGCGGCGCTGGTGCTGCCGATGCAGGGCTTCGACGGCAACCGCAACATTGCGCTGGCTCGTGCGGGATGGCAGGACGACGGTAAGGGAACCTGGAAAACCGAATACGGGCCCCTTACTCCAATGGACCGTGACTTCATACGCAAAGTGCGGAATGCCGGTCTATGGGAGCTGCCCGCCGGCCAGTCCGCGCGGGAGCGCGGGACACGAAAGTCGGTGCGGATCGCGGGCGATCATCTCGTCGACGGACACACGGAGTTGGACCGACGGGCCATCGAGGCCGGTCGCACCCTGAAGGTTTCACTGCCGAACCAGCCTGCCGGCAAGAACCAGGACTACCTGGACGAGATCGACCGGGCCGAGGGTGATGAATTCGACCGGGTTCTCGTCGAGAGGCTGCGCCAGGCTCATGGCGTTGTCTTCGGCCTCGTAGGGCTTGTACGCGATCAGACCCGCAACTCAATGGTGCGGTCGTTGGCGACCCGGGCCAACGCCATTGTCCTCGATCACATCACAGTCCTGGAGGACACGGGACTTGTGGACTTCGAGGCGCTGAACGACGTGAAATGA
- a CDS encoding PucR family transcriptional regulator — translation MPETVRAVALASPSEVPQLAAALGNALVSPVESELCLLIPDPDDDREALENVLRGRTAAVGHTVPLNDAGSSVRWARRLLELTPPPGAPGGGVNGGVGNNQDGKVLFVDDHLSMLLLLQDESLACALSSRWLGPLAELTPRQSERLEVTLLAWLESGGAPEAAKTLQVHPQTVRYRLRQIEKLFGSALRDPRTRFELEMTLRGRRLLGQIRRQRTRAGRRSRTVAAGVRPLGVAREARVNGL, via the coding sequence TTGCCCGAGACAGTCCGTGCTGTAGCACTCGCCTCACCCAGCGAGGTGCCCCAGCTCGCGGCGGCGCTCGGCAACGCCCTGGTCAGCCCTGTCGAAAGTGAGCTGTGCCTGCTGATACCCGACCCGGACGACGACCGCGAAGCACTGGAGAACGTGCTGCGCGGTCGCACGGCTGCGGTCGGGCACACCGTCCCGCTCAACGACGCGGGTTCATCGGTGCGCTGGGCCCGGCGACTGCTGGAGCTGACGCCGCCACCCGGGGCACCGGGCGGCGGCGTCAACGGCGGTGTCGGCAACAACCAGGACGGCAAGGTCCTCTTCGTAGACGACCATCTGTCCATGCTTCTGCTGTTGCAGGACGAGTCGCTCGCCTGCGCGCTCTCCTCCCGCTGGCTCGGCCCCCTCGCCGAGCTCACCCCGCGGCAGAGCGAGCGCCTCGAAGTCACGCTGCTGGCGTGGCTGGAGAGCGGTGGCGCACCTGAGGCGGCCAAGACGCTCCAGGTTCACCCGCAGACGGTGCGCTACAGGCTGCGTCAGATAGAGAAGCTCTTCGGCTCGGCGCTGCGCGATCCGCGTACGCGTTTCGAGCTGGAGATGACCCTTCGCGGCCGTCGGCTGCTGGGCCAGATACGCCGGCAGCGCACCCGTGCCGGCCGCAGGTCCCGTACCGTCGCCGCCGGCGTCCGCCCCCTGGGCGTCGCCCGTGAGGCCCGGGTCAACGGTCTGTGA
- a CDS encoding DUF1996 domain-containing protein codes for MSLALGQVPQDAKQSVGQKLATLDQQVAQAYGQWHSKEQSSEEALGQLNQQRSETIRGIGEDLKNAGAEQPQDMQSMAQCQMMQDQAAAEGGDQGQGAQQGPKAEDFVNIEDVQPNASKEADPGGSFETKCGNNENEHFNSDNVIAAPGVLNGAHHVHDYVGNEDTNAQSSDESLAAAGTTCAKGDQSTHYWPVIRSLDGNEDQRGAVQEGDVAEQQGGDQAGGDQGDQAGDQAANDVNANSVTEDDQGQDAGLDQGQDQGQVEGQDAGVDQGQEQPPAEDQGQDAGVDQGQDQGQEQPPAEDQGQDAGVDQGQDQGQEQPPAEDQGQGQDQGQDQGQDQGQDQGQGEGEDQVGGGEGAEAQPGDGGANDLNVGSILKPDATIKLTSGGADQVTEMPRFLRIITGDAKAFTNGDENANASWSCEGFEDRQLKDKYPICPEGKKMIRTFKFQNCWDGQNTDSGNHRDHMEFSDDQGNCPEGFQNIPQVQQTIKYDIPQENLVNADTPFAVDSFPEQLHNPITDHSDFINVMPEDLMKTAVDCINQDKEC; via the coding sequence GTGAGCCTTGCACTGGGCCAGGTACCCCAGGACGCGAAGCAGTCCGTGGGTCAGAAGCTCGCCACTCTGGACCAGCAAGTCGCCCAGGCCTACGGGCAGTGGCACTCCAAGGAGCAGAGCTCCGAGGAGGCCCTTGGGCAGTTGAACCAGCAGCGCTCGGAGACCATCCGCGGTATCGGCGAGGACTTGAAGAACGCCGGTGCCGAGCAGCCCCAGGACATGCAGTCGATGGCCCAGTGCCAGATGATGCAGGACCAGGCCGCGGCGGAGGGCGGTGATCAGGGTCAGGGCGCCCAACAGGGCCCCAAGGCTGAGGACTTCGTCAACATCGAAGACGTCCAGCCGAACGCCTCGAAGGAGGCGGACCCGGGCGGCAGCTTCGAGACGAAGTGCGGCAACAACGAGAACGAGCACTTCAACTCGGACAACGTGATCGCTGCTCCTGGCGTTCTCAACGGTGCCCACCACGTGCACGACTACGTGGGCAACGAGGACACCAACGCGCAGTCCAGCGACGAGTCTCTCGCGGCGGCGGGCACCACGTGCGCCAAGGGCGACCAGTCGACGCACTACTGGCCCGTGATCCGTTCACTGGACGGGAACGAGGACCAGCGGGGCGCCGTGCAGGAAGGCGACGTCGCCGAGCAGCAGGGCGGCGACCAGGCCGGCGGCGACCAGGGCGACCAGGCCGGTGACCAGGCTGCGAACGACGTGAACGCCAACAGCGTCACGGAGGACGACCAGGGTCAGGACGCCGGTCTCGACCAGGGTCAGGACCAGGGCCAGGTCGAGGGCCAGGACGCCGGCGTGGATCAGGGTCAGGAGCAGCCTCCGGCTGAGGACCAGGGTCAGGACGCCGGAGTGGATCAGGGTCAGGACCAGGGTCAGGAGCAGCCTCCGGCTGAGGACCAGGGTCAGGACGCCGGAGTGGATCAGGGTCAGGACCAGGGCCAGGAGCAGCCTCCGGCTGAAGACCAGGGCCAGGGCCAGGACCAAGGCCAGGATCAGGGTCAGGACCAAGGCCAGGACCAGGGCCAGGGTGAGGGCGAAGACCAGGTCGGCGGCGGCGAAGGTGCCGAGGCCCAGCCTGGCGACGGCGGTGCCAACGACCTCAACGTCGGCAGCATCCTCAAGCCCGACGCCACGATCAAGCTCACCTCCGGCGGTGCCGACCAGGTGACCGAGATGCCGCGCTTCCTGCGCATCATCACCGGTGACGCCAAGGCCTTCACCAACGGCGACGAGAACGCCAACGCGTCGTGGAGCTGCGAGGGCTTCGAGGACCGTCAGCTCAAGGACAAGTACCCGATCTGCCCCGAGGGCAAGAAGATGATCCGTACGTTCAAGTTCCAGAACTGCTGGGACGGTCAGAACACGGACAGCGGTAACCACCGGGACCACATGGAGTTCTCGGACGACCAGGGCAACTGCCCCGAGGGCTTCCAGAACATCCCGCAGGTGCAGCAGACGATCAAGTACGACATCCCCCAGGAGAACCTGGTCAACGCTGACACCCCGTTCGCGGTGGACTCCTTCCCGGAGCAGCTGCACAACCCGATCACGGACCACAGCGACTTCATCAACGTCATGCCTGAGGACCTGATGAAGACGGCCGTGGACTGCATCAACCAGGACAAGGAGTGCTGA
- a CDS encoding AMP-dependent synthetase/ligase, giving the protein MEPLRSGGLADSVYELAAREPGLPQIARRDSPDGSTGPWRETTAAAFATQVLKLAKGLLAEGIRFGDRVAVMTRTRHEWTLFSYALWSLGAQVIPLYPASSAEQLRWVLRDSEACAIVVEHEDHAMTVGSVVDGLPRLRHIWQFDAGCVGWLSEAGRAVEDNDVHRQRWAVTPEMTAAVIYTSGTTGRPRGCVITHRNLATECDTILAGWGPQMGEPGQQPSILAFLPVGHVYGLMVTVLCIRGGYLLGHQPDISARELMPAIRSFRPTCLYAVPYFFEKFYAGSRMKAVNAGRGDMFDRAMEVSRRYAEAAEAQALGVGPGPTTGLRARHAVYDRLVYRHLRDVLGGRTRNVVSGGSTLSRELGLALAGAGVVVYDCYGLTETTCAITAQPPGRPRFGTVGRPMPGASVHIARDGEVWVRGPMVFPGYTGRSEDTARHGAPSYASSGAHAREQYEETLRDGWLGTGDVGYLDDGYLVITGRKKDVIITSAGRSVSPLMLETRLRAHPLISQALVVGDDRPYVAALVTLDPEVLEQWRKGREQWGFSGPGYGNSPSEELEREVGRAVAAANSVFSRAESIRSFRILPEEFSMADGLVTQSLKLRRAEITRMYAAEIEELYAS; this is encoded by the coding sequence GTGGAACCGCTGAGATCGGGCGGCCTCGCCGACTCCGTCTACGAACTGGCCGCCCGTGAACCGGGGTTGCCGCAGATCGCCCGCCGCGACAGCCCCGACGGCAGCACGGGGCCCTGGCGTGAGACCACCGCCGCCGCCTTCGCGACCCAGGTGCTGAAGCTGGCCAAGGGGCTGCTCGCCGAAGGCATCCGCTTCGGCGACCGCGTCGCGGTGATGACCCGTACCCGCCATGAGTGGACCCTCTTCAGCTACGCCCTGTGGTCCCTCGGCGCGCAGGTCATACCCCTGTATCCGGCCTCCTCCGCCGAGCAGTTGCGCTGGGTGCTGCGCGACTCGGAAGCGTGCGCCATCGTCGTCGAGCACGAGGACCACGCGATGACCGTGGGCTCCGTCGTGGACGGGCTGCCGCGCCTGCGCCACATCTGGCAGTTCGACGCGGGCTGCGTGGGATGGCTGAGCGAGGCCGGACGCGCCGTGGAGGACAACGACGTACACCGCCAACGCTGGGCCGTCACACCGGAGATGACCGCCGCGGTCATATACACCTCCGGCACCACCGGCCGCCCGCGCGGATGCGTCATCACCCACCGCAACCTCGCCACGGAGTGCGACACGATCCTCGCCGGCTGGGGCCCGCAGATGGGAGAGCCCGGCCAGCAGCCTTCGATCCTCGCCTTCCTGCCCGTGGGTCACGTCTACGGGCTGATGGTGACGGTGCTGTGCATCCGCGGCGGCTATCTGCTGGGGCACCAACCCGACATCTCCGCCCGCGAGTTGATGCCCGCCATCAGATCCTTCCGGCCCACGTGCCTCTATGCGGTGCCGTACTTCTTCGAGAAGTTCTACGCCGGTTCGCGGATGAAGGCCGTCAACGCAGGCCGCGGCGACATGTTCGACAGGGCGATGGAGGTCTCGCGGCGCTACGCGGAGGCGGCCGAGGCCCAGGCGCTCGGCGTCGGGCCGGGGCCCACCACGGGCCTGCGGGCACGCCACGCGGTCTACGACCGCCTGGTCTACCGGCACTTGAGGGACGTGCTCGGCGGCCGCACGCGCAACGTGGTCTCCGGCGGCTCGACTCTCAGCCGCGAGCTCGGCCTGGCGCTCGCCGGTGCGGGCGTCGTCGTCTACGACTGCTACGGCCTCACGGAGACCACGTGCGCCATCACCGCGCAGCCCCCCGGCAGGCCGCGGTTCGGCACGGTGGGACGCCCCATGCCGGGCGCCTCCGTCCACATCGCACGTGACGGCGAGGTGTGGGTGCGCGGTCCGATGGTCTTCCCCGGCTACACGGGGCGCTCGGAGGACACCGCGCGGCACGGCGCACCGTCGTATGCGAGCAGCGGCGCGCACGCCCGTGAGCAGTACGAGGAGACGCTGCGCGACGGCTGGCTCGGGACGGGAGACGTCGGCTATCTCGACGACGGCTATCTCGTCATCACGGGCCGCAAGAAGGACGTCATCATCACCAGCGCCGGGCGGAGCGTGTCACCGCTGATGCTGGAGACCCGGCTGCGCGCCCATCCCCTCATCTCCCAGGCGCTCGTGGTCGGTGACGACCGCCCGTATGTGGCGGCACTGGTCACCCTGGACCCCGAAGTGCTCGAACAGTGGCGCAAGGGCCGTGAGCAGTGGGGCTTTTCGGGACCCGGCTACGGCAACTCGCCCTCGGAGGAGCTGGAACGGGAAGTGGGGCGTGCCGTGGCGGCGGCCAACAGCGTCTTCTCGAGAGCCGAGTCGATCCGCTCGTTCCGCATCCTGCCGGAGGAGTTCAGCATGGCCGACGGCCTGGTGACGCAGTCTCTGAAGCTGAGAAGAGCCGAGATCACGCGGATGTACGCGGCTGAGATCGAAGAGCTCTACGCGAGCTGA
- a CDS encoding cation:proton antiporter regulatory subunit, producing MTTQRTKLPGVGTQYDFQTRAGRHISVVAHQDGRRFLGFYEPGDPDACQATVPLDPDEASSLAGLLAPADGSRLGTGEMDLDLVTERIHVTTQSPYRSRPLGETRARTRTGAYIVAVLRRTGPHPSPGPEFRLEAGDEVVAVGTREGVDELARIISGT from the coding sequence ATGACCACGCAGCGCACCAAGCTGCCGGGAGTAGGCACGCAGTACGACTTCCAGACCCGGGCGGGCCGGCACATCTCCGTCGTCGCGCACCAGGACGGGCGGCGCTTCCTCGGCTTCTACGAGCCCGGCGACCCGGACGCCTGCCAGGCCACGGTCCCGCTCGACCCGGACGAGGCGTCTTCGCTCGCGGGGCTGCTGGCGCCCGCAGACGGCTCACGGCTCGGCACCGGCGAGATGGATCTCGACCTGGTCACCGAGCGGATCCATGTGACGACCCAATCCCCTTACCGCAGCAGGCCGTTGGGGGAGACCCGCGCCCGCACCCGTACCGGCGCCTACATCGTGGCCGTGCTGCGGCGCACCGGGCCGCACCCCTCACCGGGGCCGGAGTTCCGGCTGGAGGCGGGCGACGAGGTCGTCGCGGTCGGCACCCGCGAAGGTGTCGACGAGCTGGCACGCATCATCAGCGGCACCTGA